ataaaAGATGCTGGGGGTAGTatgcaaaaaactaaaaattccgACAGACACGTTTTGCGACAGCCTCTGCTGCAATTTTATTGTTGACATATGAAAATACAACTCTGTACAGCTTACAGTAGCATCAAATTAAGGGACAGTGCATGTGGAAGGTGTTATTAATTGCCTTATATCTAATAAAATATTAACTTTAAGCAAGgcaaatatttaaaacattgaattgaattttaataaCTAAACCCTTCCAATAAATTTGCTTTAATAATTATAAGTACTTGCAGATATATTCCAGGTTTCGccatttttatgcaaatttgccgcTTTCAATATCAACTCTGCTCTATGACATTATGCCTTTGACAAACAGTTGACAGCTGTCAATTTAACATCCACTTTGTGGTATGTGGATTTTGTTGATCACATGACAGCACGTGAGATGTCATTGTGAATTTGCTAGTTCAGAGTGAATTTTTCTTCGTACTCCATCAACGTCGCAACGCAGCTGACTGGACTCTCCtcggaatttttttttggaaaaaaaaaacattgaaaaattgtgtgtatattgattttaatatttaaattatattcAGAAAAATAATGGTGTTTTAATTTCTGTTGTTTGTGCATTGTGtagctaaaaaatttttctaactgGGCGAGTGTGTGAAGAAAAAATTCCAATAGGAATCTAGaggaaaacaagtgaaagcaaatttcaaaaataaaacccAGCAAAAATGGCCATGTCCGCAGCTCAAGCTCATAAGGAGCATGTTCTGGCTGTCTCCAGAGATTTTATCTCACAGCCCCGTTTAAGTAAGTATTTTGATTTTGtggaaaagtgaaaaaattcgtCAAGGAATTTTTCTGATATAGTGAGGGCAAAAAAGTGCAATGTAAAGAGTACAAGAAAATCCAAGTCAGTGGTCGCCATATTAGTTTTTTATCGTATACAAAAAAAGAGAATAAAATCGTTACGTCGTTTTTGAGGTGATGACAAAAGAGTGAGAGAGAAGATGGCAAAATAAGAAATATCTATAGAATTGGGGTTTTTttgccaataaaaaaaattgtttttcttctaTGTATCCTCAGTGTGGGTGGCAGATGCTGCATTTATACCACCCAAACCCCCAATTGGATTTGAAGGAGTTTTTTCTAATTCTTTGCTTGTTGGAGTGTTCTCCATGATTTACTCTACGTCCATTATAAGCGTAGTAGTAACTTTACTGTACGTCATGTGACTTGTTTTTGCTTGTGAACTGTATAGGGCTGCCATAACTCTATGTAGATATATTTCTAATCATGAGGGCTCGCTCATTTGGTGAATTGACGTTTTTGTGAAACACCTGACTTTAAAATCCTATGTtgcaatgttaaaaattttaaattattagaaCTGAAGTGTCCTTGTGATCAATGCTGCAATACAGGACACACTAGTTGGCCATAgagattaaattaaaaaaaaacaagattttaaatattaatggtcaatttttaatagaaaaatcaaCAATCATACACCAAGAACCTTTTCCTGTGCGGCCTGTGAGGTATCCCGGtgcaggctggaactttgagataAAATCTGTATGAtgtttattgctgtcacgagaagcttagctgcgagataACGGGCGTGTCCACAtgctgcggatagtggaatgctccatacggagtacctgcaacggcagtcggAGGCAATCAGCAATATCGAGAGGACCGGTGGCACCGACCCTTaaacaaatactgagtgtctatgatgatcgatataacaaggcgagttattggcgcctttaaataaccaatagccaccaTGCTTCCTTTGTGATCGGTCCTTTAAactgaaacgagcttgctcacctacagaagtTTGACGAAGATCGTCACCTCCACGTGAAATACGTTCCTGGTAAATTGATAGGTTTTTCATAGcttgagtttgcaatttgcAGACGTCTGCGGGGTTTCCAGAAATATTTTAGTAAGAAGCAGATGGGTAACATCTCACCTTATTTAGGGCCAATGTGATGGTAGCAGTACATAGAAAATAAAGCACACGACGTATGTTCCACAGTTTGCTCTTCTTAAAATGTATGAGAATATTTTCCAATCAGGCAGTGACCTATCACGATGAGTTGAGAGTTCTGTTTTAGCCAATAACACCAAGCCGGTATGCCTCTTCAAGTTCATATTGGTGTCTCATAACCTTGTAGCGTGACCATCTGGCACGCGTTGGCCTTATCTCCAAATATTAGTTTACATGTAAGTGAAGGCATACCTGCagtttgtagcagtgtgttgtatcttttgtctgctgaatataCATATCCAGGAACTTTACGACTTAGGTGGGGTGAGTTCAGAGGGATCTGGTCTGAGTCGAATTGGCCTGGCAAGACATTTAAACAGAAGACGTATCGACATACTTTACCTGTTTAAATGTGATACCAGTTCACAATCGGGTCACACATTTCGCACGTTCGAATTATTTCCTAACTCTGAAGGAGtttaggcggctgcatctgctggTACGCAATTGAGGTTGTTTTCCAAGGACcccattcacccggtagctatgcACCTCATTGTATCATCTTACAGTTTGTCATTGAATGGAAATTTTTAGGAGTTTGTCCGTTCTCTTCCACGACCCCGACGGCCAGCCTCAGATTATAGCCGATTCACAGGAAGATTTAATCGTCCTAGGAGATGGTAGAATAGAAAAAAGATGGAGAAAACCAGAAAGATATACCCTCCAGTAAAGTGCAAAACAGCAGAAACGACAGAAAAACGGAAACCAATATCAAGACAAATAAGTCGAGAAACAAATAGGGAAACAGGCGAACATGGGAGAAATTCTCCCCTATGGGAGTATGGTCCGTACAACCAATTCAGGCTTCTACAGATATCTAGAAGACAAGAGGACAAAGTGCATAGATGGAATTCTGGCTAGGAAGAAGGTTGTAAATATTATTCTGTGTCTTCTTGCATTTACGGGGCAGTGCTCGACCGCCTCCAAACCTCTTTATCGTATACTACGCAGAAGTTTCTCTCTCCCGGTGCATGGATGGAACTCCGGCTAGGAAGGCTTTAAACATTATTCTGTGTCTTTATCGCATACTCCGCAGAAGTTTGTCTTTCCAGTGTCCCCCAGGATATGCGCTGTATACGGCATGTCGCCAATCCGCATCTCCATTTCCACCAAAACAGAATTTTCCCAAAGCTGGAGAAGTGTCAGGTACCTCAGTCTCAGTTTCCATCTTCTGATGGGGTAATTAAAAAAACGCAGGGAACAGACTGTCGGAGTTCGTTGAAAAGTATTATTTATTCTCACTAAATATAGAGACAGGTATAGCAAAGAGGATTGAAATCCATGCATATAGCatagaaaaattatatataaagaatttgaacttcaCACATAGACTGATTTGTGGCGCTTGTGAATAAAGATAAATGAGAGTTATCTTAGaacatgccgcaagcagaattctgctctcaatggcatgcAGTTTTCATCGTctgcattttctaaatatgcattatttcctttcccgtgAAGAAAACTGTGGCGTAATACACGTATATAGGGTTACGGCAATTTTAGCTTCCAATATGtgtatctttctttcttttatttattttctttttgctgtaaatttgattttttaaaattttcggcaGAGCTGtttgttttgaagaaaaaataacaTTATTGCAGACAATTGTAAGCTTGATATACGCtttaaaattttgagagcaaaaaaatcaaatcaaaccaAATTACGGttgctaaaaattaaatttggaaacaaatttttacttCTAACAATCTCATTTTAAATTTCGCATTTtccgaaaaattaaaattgttgtCTTGGCAACTCTATCCCAACATATATGGGTTATTTAACTTCACCTCCCACAATCCCCCCTTATTTTTTGTGCTTGGTTATAAGGTCGCTACCTATTTCTCATTactattatttttgttgttgttgtggtattAGAGAATTCAATAACTCTCCCCTCTTTGGGGATATGTGGTAATGTATATTTTTCTCCACCATTCAGTCAGCTGACTTAAGTCTTCTTCTTAATGGTTTGTGAAGTTTTGTGTTGCTTTTTGGCGCACCAACAACATACAGTGACTTTTTCATAACTAACGACGTTAATTTCTTATCTAAAGCTCTGACGATGGTAACTTATGGGGACataacaacaatttttattaacaattaaCATTCTCACAAGCCAAATTATGATCGTTTATTTGCCTTTTATCGTTAATCATATTTTAATgtaatatttttgtgtttttctttctaGCCTACAAAACTGTGTCCGGTGTAAATGGTCCTTTGGTCATTCTGGATGAAGTAAAATTCcccaaatttgctgaaattgtgcaaTTGCGCTTGGCTGATGGCACTGTACGTTCCGGTCAGGTATTGGAAGTCAGCGGTTCCAAGGCTGTCGTCCAAGTGTTCGAGGGCACCTCGGGCATTGATGCCAAGAACACTTTGTGTGAATTTACTGGTGATATTTTGCGTACCCCCGTCTCAGAGGATATGTTGGGCCGTGTGTTCAACGGCTCCGGCAAACCCATTGACAAGGGTCCCCCAATTTTGGCTGAAGATTTCTTGGATATCCAAGGTCAACCCATTAACCCCTGGTCTCGTATCTACCCCGAAGAAATGATTCAAACTGGTATCTCTGCTATTGATGTGATGAACTCCATTGCTCGTGGTCAAAAGATTCCTATTTTCTCAGCTGCCGGTTTGCCTCACAATGAAATTGCCGCTCAAATTTGTCGTCAAGCTGGTTTGGTTAAGGTAAGTACACCACTTACCCAAATGAATGGAATTGTCTTATTAGATTCTCTCGATTTTCTTTGGTTTTTCCCTCTTTAGGCCCCTGGCAAGTCGGTCTTGGATGATCATGAGGATAACTTTGCCATTGTCTTCGCTGCTATGGGTGTCAACATGGAAACTGCTCGTTTCTTCAAGCAAGATTTCGAAGAGAATGGTTCTATGGAAAATGTGTGCTTgttcttgaatttggccaacGATCCCACCATTGAACGTATCATTACACCACGTTTGGCTTTGACCGCTGCCGAATTCTTGGCCTACCAATGCGAGAAACACGTGCTGGTCATCTTAACCGATATGTCTTCTTATGCTGAAGCTTTGCGTGAAGTATCTGCTGCTCGTGAAGAAGTACCCGGTCGTCGTGGTTTCCCCGGTTATATGTACACCGATTTGGCCACCATCTATGAACGTGCCGGTCGTGTTGAGGGCCGTAATGGTTCAATTACTCAAATTCCCATTCTTACTATGCCTAACGATGATATTACCCAtccaattcccgatttgactggcTATATTACTGAGGGCCAAATCTACGTCGATCGTCAGCTGCACAACAGACAAATTTATCCACCAGTCAATGTGTTGCCCTCCTTGTCACGTTTGATGAAATCTGCCATTGGTGAAGGTATGACACGTAAGGATCACTCTGATGTCTCCAATCAATTGTATGCCTGTTATGCCATCGGTAAGGATGTGCAAGCCATGAAGGCTGTCGTCGGTGAAGAAGCTTTGACACCCGATGATTTGTTGTATTTGGAATTCTTGACCAAATTCGAAAAGAACTTCATTTCACAGGTGAgttaatttcaaaaggcttaaaattttatatctttAGACGACATGGCGAGAGAAAAGAAGTCAAATATTGATGTTAAAGGGGGATTTATTTGTAACCTCTGTGACTTTAAAGTGATGGAATTCAGGTCTCAAGCTATAGGCGGAGCAGAGCCTATTGCAAAATTACTTTATATGCATCTGGTACAGGATAACTATGCAAAGTTCAGATGAGAATTACCGGACGCGTATATAGGTTGCGGATGGAGGAATACTTCATACAGAATAGCTGCAGTTGccgtcgtggacaatcagcagCTTCGTGTGGAGATTCTCAGTGAGATGCCTGTGGCATTGGATTTTGATTTAATGAGTGCCTATGAGCCTATATAGAAAAAAGCGAGGTATTGGCGTACCAATGGTCATCGCattcctgcggcgatcggcGATCCTATGCGAGCTTGTTCACCTTTTTGAGGTTGACGAGGATAGCTACcaacatattgaaatatgtgGTTGCAACACCATTCATCCGCTAACTAAACTGCTTCGTTCGGTAAATTTCTTCTCATGATTGGTTTGGGCCGGCGAGGATAAAACTAGGGGCTGCTGCCATAAATTTTGAGCGGACAAACTTCTCTGCGCTTTCAAACAATGatgatttgaaattcaaattagCCATCTTGTAACCTGCGGTACGGTTAGATCATGGATTGCAGCGAACGATGGATTATAAATGGGACGTCGTCAAGCTcctgatattgttgttgttgtttaaagaACCGATCGCTGCAgaaacatggtggccattggttatttaaaggcaaccataactcgccttgtcatatcgagcatcataggcactcagtatttatgcaagagccggtgccgcccggcctctcactgagactcttcactaGATTCCGCTGATTGTCCGGGACTGCAGTTGCTGCTTATCCATATGgagcactatccgcaacctgtggaagcacccggtagctcgcagctaagcttctcgtgacagaaaTGGGAGCAACAAACAGATTGGAGCCCAAAGTtcaagcctgtgtggtgctcacagcttatCCCTGCGGGATGCGTCGCATTTTTACCCGTGGTAGGCTCGTCGGCTTACCTTCcacaagtattgggttgcccaaaaagtaattgcggatttttcatatagtcggcgttgacaaattttttcacagcttgtgattctgtaattgcattctttcttctgtcagttatcagctgctacttttagcttgctttagaaaaagagtgtaaaaaagtatatttgattaaagtttattctaagttttattaaaaatacatttactttcttttaaaaaatccgcaattactttttgggcaacccaatacaatttgCTGTTACTTCGTCTTGTTACCTTATTGGAAattcattcgaaattttcacagctatatcttaacgaAAACTAATTTGAATATACATTCAGcacatctttgaaaaaatatctttcgattgataaaaaaaatcattaaaatccgATCAGCCTTTTGCCGTAATCGCtaccaaaaatttgttttcataaaaaCCTTAGCCGTTTTATAACAAACTAATgtcttaaaaatttatattacatttttttaaacttctttTTCTTTCTAGGGTAACTACGAAAATCGTACCGTCTTCGAATCATTGGACATTGGCTGGCAATTGTTGCGTATCTTCCCCAAGGAAATGTTGAAACGTATTCCAGCTTCCATCTTGGCTGAATTCTATCCCAGAGATTCGCgtcattaaatttattttcaaacacacaaaaaacatATGTTTTCGTCGTTTACCTTGTTTATTTTATgttgtttaattaaatttttagccTAAACAGAAAAGCAGAAAGAAGCTTTGAAAGCTTTACTTCATTGTtgtttaaagaagaaaaaaatgcaataacTATAAATAGAGAAAGCACCATCCTTGTAATACCCCATTTAAAGCAGCCACCCTaatgcaacaacaaaattatgttaaaaaaaagaaacgtattattaaaattattgataaagaaaaaaaatggtgTCAAcgaaaaagttaaaacaaataaCTCCCTTATAACAAGTAtaaaacaacagcagcaacaacaataatacaTTATTACTTAATTGTATATAAGAGCGGAAAATGtaaaaaacacacataaaattctattttaaaacaataataacaataacaacaactacaagTCGCCGCCCGCCATACATTGTTTTAAAATAAGAAtcgtactgtttttttttttttcattttcattttgaagAAAAGTTCCCCCTCCAACAAGTACTTTTCTTTAGGGTTTAGTAGTCAAAACTTTATTATTGCAATagcaaattgtttttaatttatgtatacaacaaaaacaaaaaccatttgCGATaacttaaataaataaactatTTTATTGTTTCTTTGTTAGTTTTAAGTTGAAAAACAAACAACTAAAAAAGAAGAGAATGTATTAAATGTCTTATCTTCTAGTTTCTTTTCATTATATACCTATATATAATATAGTGTAACCATTGCCTATTTCCCTACGGGGTcagtaaacaaatttaaaattgctGCAGGCCTCATATATGGTTATGCAGTTAACagaatggcaaaatttgcaaaacaccTCTCTCTTGTTTTAGAAGAAAAAGTGAATAAATATCCTTCGTACACATACATATACTGCATtccaaaataaaacataaaatttttaaccatcttttgttttgatttttttttttgcttttttctgtTTATACATTTTGTCTCATACTTAGGTGAAAAGTATTATAACCATCCATGATGTTGTATAACACCTCCCTCTCTCCCTCCCTCCTCCAATTGATACTTAATATAGGCACAACATTTTAAATGGTTGGTTCATTAACACCTCAAATTATTTCAagtgtaatttttttcttttgttctccTTTTTTTCTCGTTAGATGTCGATGTGAATCTGTGTTGTTTACCTTTTCCTTGCGATTTTCTAATTCATTGTtgtaaatttcaactaaatactatatacatacatatattagcCCGAAAATTTAAAACTGAACAATAATAACTATACCTAAAGATATATGCATattgtataaataaatattaactaAAGGTTCTAACAACAAATTCTATCAATGataataaaagaagaaaagacaaacatgttaatggtcattacaaaacaaaaacaaatttggcaaatatcattataccctacaccactactgtggtacagggtatcaaaacttagtgaattagtttgtaacatccaaaaggaagagagataggcccattgataagtataccgatcgactcagaatcactttttgatacgatttagctatgtctgtctgtctgtctgtccatctgtccattttaatttgtgtacaaactacaggtcacaattttcatccgatcgtcttcaaatttgttatgggcatgtttttcggcctagagacgaagtctattaaaattgaaaaaaataggttcagatttggatatagctcccatatatatgttcgtctgatttgcagtaatactgcaataaaatggtcatatgttaacccattctctcgaaatttggcaggaaggatttttttatggcaCCCTActttacaggtgaattttatagaaatcggtccagattttgatgtagctcccacatatttgttcgtccgatttgcagtaataatgcaatggtcatttgttaaccgattgtcttgaaattaggactctcttgactctcgacattacttgtggatttcatggaaatcggttcagattttgatatacatagctctcatatatattgggttgcctaaaaagtaattgtggattttttaaaagaaagtaaatgcatttttaataaaacttagaatgaactttaatcaaatatataattgccattttgttcgataaccttttgccatcttcctggcaaatttattattccacgctcatagaacttctggcctttatctgcaaaaaactgaacctagtgcgattttatagcctcatcattgccgaaagttttaccatttaaggagttctacaaagatcgaaataaatggtagtctgacggtgcaaggtcagggctatatggtggatgcataaaaagttcccagccaagctcactcagtctttggcgagtgaccaaaaatgtgtgcggtctagcgttatCCTGGtgaaatatgacacctttacgattgaccaattctggtcgcttttccttgatggctgtattcaatttgtccaattgttgacagtaaacatccgaattaatcgtttgtttccttggaagcagctcaaaatataccacacccttccaatcccaccaaacagacagcataaccttcttatGGTGgctatcagcctttgaagtggttttagctggttcaccatgcttggaccatgatcgttttcgactaacgttgttgtaaacaatccatttttcatcgaatcggcgttgacaaattttttcacagcttgtgactctgtaattgcatttttcgttctgtcagttatcagctgttacttttagcttgctttagaaaaaaattgtaaaaaaagtatattcgattaaagttaattctaagatttataaaaaatgcatttactttcttttaaaaaatccacaattactttttgggcaactcaatatattaccgacaattactttttgggcaacccaatatgttcgtccgatttgcagtaataatgcaataaaatggtgatttgttaaccgattctcttggaaTTTGTTAGGACTCtcggcattactggtgaatttcatggaaatcggttcagattttgatatagctctcatatatatattgcccgattgtcactcctaaagccactgcaagcgcatttattgatcaatcttcccaaaatattgtacaacgctttcctcgacgtcttccacaatgtctagaaAGTTTGCTCCAcactatctgagaagtttgctcgaaatcggtttagaattagatatagctcccatataaagggtgatttttttgaggttaggattttcatgcattagtatttgacagatcacgtgggatttcagacatggtgtcaaagagaaagatgctcagtatgctttgacatttcatcatgaatagacttactaacgagcaacgcttgcaaatcattgaattttattaccaaaatcagtgttcggttcgaaatgtgttcaaattttgacaaattttgttcagcgatgaggctcatttctggttgaatggctacgtaaataagcaaaattgccgcatttggagtgaagagcaaccagaagccgttcaagaactgcccatgcatcccgaaaaatgcactgtttggtgtggtttgttcgctggtggaatcattggaccgtattttttcaaagatgctgttggacgcaacgttacggtgaatgaacacatttcgaaccgaacactgattttgataataaaattcaatgatttgcaagcgttgctcgttagtaagtctattcatgatgaaatgtcaaagcatactgagcatctttctctttgacaccatgtctgaaatcccacgtgatctgtcaaatactaatgcatgaaaatcctaacctcaaaaaaatcaccctttatatgtgtcGTCAAGTTTTGGGAAATTtgtaataatgttgtcatttgtgaaccgtagttattacagtttgaacatatttgctcgatatgtgatacggattgtttaatctggccaggtccatcaaaattgtttcagaattagacatacatagctcccattttgtatctatagggtaggtgtagggtattataaagtcggcaccgcccgacttctgcctttccttactggttttcattcTATGTAATGTACGGCTATAAACACGTACGCCAGAGTTCGAATATtgcgtggttatcccctcctaattctgtagacatttgtgaaaaattggtaaggcagccatataaaaacttctcctaaaagaggtatcgcactgcggcatgccgttcggacttgagctataaaaaggtcccttatcgatgagaacttgaatcggacagcactcattgatatgtgagaagtttgcccaatgttccttaatggaatgtgtgCGGGCAAATTTACAATGTAATGTGAAATCTTTTTGAAAGTTTGTTATAGACGGATAcacttttattaatttaatttcactTCAGAACATAAATTCTCTGCTGGATTTCTTTTGTGGCGTCGTCGCTGTATCCAGTCATCCTTATAGAAAaaaagatcgctttaaaaagcccaataacttgcgaatgttcacatccgctaaatcagacaagttttaaagaaatgagaacctaaagtgggactccttctaactgctagtgcgggacacacacgcagaaggtgttctGTAGTCTCGCAATCCCTTGGCAGCCAGTTGTATgtgccggattgacccgatgaattccttcatcggcaagggctgccgcctcagtataccacacactgctactacagcaacaacatatggtctctttttcttcgatgtccctacagcttctgcaaaattcgttgctggcaaccttcagtctgtcagcatgttttccgattagacagtgacctgtcataacggacacaatgactgagacgtctgttccagcCCATGACaggaaagcagtagacctcttcgagtctagattaggccacatagttttggaatgctcacagccccctctttgtgaccatctatcgttcgttgtccttcgggcctgttcataaaaacttagcttatatgtcgctagaggcatacccacagattccagtgtccctggaatgtgtagggtaggagctagtctcgcaagctcatccgctttacaattccctggaatatctctgcgGCTCGGCACTCATATTGAActcttcagccatcttgttgaaagatctgcgacagttgaagggggtttttgtgttcagaaatacgttctccagggatttaatggctgcctggctgtttgagaagatatttatgctaacCGTCGTAATGACATATCTTAGCCATTACACAACTTCCTTGATTGCAAggctctccgcttgatacacgctgcagtggtcgggtaacctattAGAtacgaccagttctagatctttagagtacaccccaaagcccgcctggtcgtttagtttggaaccatccgtaaagaagtctatgaacttctattaccagggatatcgtagtttcaatcggttctatcaggaatagttgtagagtaatttttatcaaaaagcggctcatgtagggtgtaatccacacagcctggaacatcggata
This Stomoxys calcitrans chromosome 2, idStoCalc2.1, whole genome shotgun sequence DNA region includes the following protein-coding sequences:
- the LOC106082125 gene encoding V-type proton ATPase subunit B; the encoded protein is MAMSAAQAHKEHVLAVSRDFISQPRLTYKTVSGVNGPLVILDEVKFPKFAEIVQLRLADGTVRSGQVLEVSGSKAVVQVFEGTSGIDAKNTLCEFTGDILRTPVSEDMLGRVFNGSGKPIDKGPPILAEDFLDIQGQPINPWSRIYPEEMIQTGISAIDVMNSIARGQKIPIFSAAGLPHNEIAAQICRQAGLVKAPGKSVLDDHEDNFAIVFAAMGVNMETARFFKQDFEENGSMENVCLFLNLANDPTIERIITPRLALTAAEFLAYQCEKHVLVILTDMSSYAEALREVSAAREEVPGRRGFPGYMYTDLATIYERAGRVEGRNGSITQIPILTMPNDDITHPIPDLTGYITEGQIYVDRQLHNRQIYPPVNVLPSLSRLMKSAIGEGMTRKDHSDVSNQLYACYAIGKDVQAMKAVVGEEALTPDDLLYLEFLTKFEKNFISQGNYENRTVFESLDIGWQLLRIFPKEMLKRIPASILAEFYPRDSRH